A section of the Rossellomorea marisflavi genome encodes:
- a CDS encoding ABC transporter permease — MMAIPKREEKVTTVPDEWFAPLDKSKNEREAVVRPSLSYWQDAWKRLVKNKLAMLGLSFLVALIVMAILGPILSPHNVTKQILADQNLPPSAGHWFGTDDMGRDVFTRTWYGARISLFVGFMAALIDFVIGILYGGISGYKGGKTDNVMMRIVEILYGLPYLLVVILLMVVMGPGLLTIIVALTVTGWIGMARIVRGQVLQIKNYEFVLASKTFGTKTGRIIRKNLLPNTMGPIIVQMTLTVPSAIFAEAFLSFLGLGIQAPYASWGVMANDGLSTILSGHWWRLFFPALFISLTMFSFNVLGDGLQDALDPKLRR; from the coding sequence ATGATGGCGATCCCCAAACGAGAAGAAAAAGTGACAACCGTTCCTGACGAATGGTTTGCCCCATTGGATAAGAGTAAAAATGAGCGGGAGGCAGTCGTCAGGCCGAGCCTCTCCTACTGGCAGGATGCGTGGAAGCGACTCGTGAAGAACAAGCTTGCCATGCTCGGACTGTCTTTTCTGGTCGCCCTGATTGTCATGGCCATTCTCGGACCGATCCTCTCTCCTCACAATGTCACGAAACAGATTCTTGCCGACCAGAACCTCCCGCCTTCAGCCGGTCATTGGTTCGGAACGGATGACATGGGAAGGGATGTTTTTACCCGGACATGGTATGGAGCTCGCATCTCCCTGTTTGTCGGGTTCATGGCGGCTCTCATAGATTTTGTCATCGGGATACTTTACGGAGGGATATCAGGCTATAAAGGAGGCAAGACGGATAATGTGATGATGAGGATCGTCGAGATTCTTTACGGACTTCCTTACCTTCTGGTCGTGATTCTGCTTATGGTCGTCATGGGACCGGGATTGTTGACCATCATCGTCGCCCTAACCGTGACGGGATGGATCGGGATGGCGAGGATCGTAAGGGGACAGGTCCTCCAGATCAAGAATTATGAGTTCGTTCTTGCTTCAAAAACCTTTGGAACGAAAACGGGAAGAATCATCCGGAAGAATCTTCTTCCGAATACAATGGGACCGATCATTGTCCAAATGACCCTGACCGTTCCAAGTGCCATCTTTGCCGAAGCATTCCTGAGCTTTCTAGGATTGGGGATCCAGGCTCCATATGCGAGCTGGGGGGTCATGGCCAATGACGGGCTGTCGACGATCCTGTCGGGGCACTGGTGGAGATTGTTCTTCCCGGCGCTCTTCATCTCCCTCACCATGTTCTCTTTCAATGTCCTGGGTGACGGTCTGCAGGACGCGCTGGATCCGAAATTAAGGAGGTAA
- a CDS encoding ABC transporter ATP-binding protein has product MEEVLSVNDLHVSFSTYGGEVQAVRGVSFQVKKGETLAIVGESGCGKSVTSQSIMRLIPSPPGRIRKGSVLYKGKDLLRCSEAQMRRIRGKDISMIFQDPMTALNPTLTIGEQIKEGILQHEDVTRKEAGVRARKMLELVGIPNPEERLKQYPHQFSGGMRQRIVIAMALVCQPDVLIADEPTTALDVTIQAQILELFKEIQDKTGVSIILITHDLGVVAQVADRIAVMYAGKIVEEGTRREIFYTPKHPYTKGLLHSVPRLDLVGEDLIPIPGSPPDLFAPPAGCPFAARCNMAMEVCDRVHPEKTRLSKDHHVDCWLQDDRAKQAMLSAVNVTIR; this is encoded by the coding sequence ATGGAAGAAGTTCTATCAGTGAATGACCTGCATGTATCATTTTCCACATATGGAGGCGAAGTTCAAGCCGTACGTGGTGTGAGTTTCCAGGTGAAGAAGGGGGAGACCCTCGCGATTGTCGGGGAATCAGGTTGCGGGAAAAGCGTGACATCTCAAAGCATCATGAGACTCATCCCCAGTCCACCGGGCAGGATCCGAAAAGGGTCCGTCCTGTACAAAGGAAAAGATCTTTTAAGATGCTCGGAGGCTCAGATGCGGCGTATACGGGGGAAGGATATCTCCATGATCTTTCAGGATCCGATGACCGCACTGAACCCGACCCTGACCATAGGGGAGCAGATCAAAGAAGGAATCCTGCAGCATGAGGACGTTACACGAAAGGAAGCGGGGGTGCGTGCGCGGAAGATGCTGGAGCTTGTGGGCATCCCGAACCCCGAGGAGCGCCTCAAACAATATCCCCATCAGTTCTCAGGTGGTATGAGGCAGAGGATCGTCATCGCCATGGCCCTTGTCTGTCAGCCAGATGTGCTGATTGCAGATGAACCGACCACCGCCCTTGATGTTACGATACAAGCTCAGATTCTTGAGCTATTCAAGGAAATCCAAGACAAAACGGGTGTATCCATCATCCTGATCACCCATGATCTCGGGGTTGTCGCCCAGGTGGCAGATCGGATCGCTGTCATGTATGCAGGGAAGATCGTGGAGGAAGGGACCCGCAGGGAAATATTTTATACCCCTAAGCATCCCTATACGAAGGGACTTCTCCATTCAGTACCAAGGCTCGATCTTGTAGGGGAGGATCTGATTCCCATACCCGGATCACCCCCGGATTTATTTGCACCTCCTGCAGGATGCCCATTCGCTGCAAGATGCAACATGGCCATGGAGGTATGCGACAGGGTGCACCCTGAGAAGACCCGCCTTTCAAAGGATCATCATGTGGATTGCTGGTTGCAGGATGATCGGGCAAAACAAGCCATGCTTTCAGCTGTGAATGTAACGATCCGTTAG
- a CDS encoding peptide ABC transporter substrate-binding protein translates to MKKWSKLFIFGIILVMLAACTANEDAGSNSEGKDSKDGKGEKILYLNNGAEPTSFDPPIGFDSYSWTALNNLMEGLTRLSDKHEPEGAMAEKWDVSEDGKVYTFHLRENAKWSNGDDVTANDFVFAWKRLLNPETGSPASFLGYFIEGGEAYNTGKGSADDVKVKAVDEKTFEVTLKSPQAYFLSVIANPAFFPINEKVATDNPQWFAEADSFVANGPFKLKEWEHDSHFVMEKNDQYWDKENVKLKEVHWAMVNDSNTDYQLFKTGELDTADVPADLSEELFKDGKVNVEEQAGTYFYRFNLDQEPFQNKNIRKAFSMAVDQKQMVDYVTKNKEEAAYGFVASGFNDADGNDFRKTSGDLTATDVEEAKSLLEKGMKEEGYEKLPAVTLTYSTSDTHQKIAEAMQQMFKDNLGVDVKLANMEWNVFQDEQKAGKFQLSRSSFLADYADPINFLENFQTGHSMNRTAWSNKKYDELIQSALNEADEQKRFDMMYEAEKILMDDMPIIPIHFYNYVYMQNEDVSGIVRHPVGYMELKWADKK, encoded by the coding sequence ATGAAGAAATGGAGCAAGCTGTTTATTTTCGGGATCATCCTTGTCATGCTGGCTGCTTGTACGGCCAACGAAGATGCTGGAAGCAATTCGGAAGGAAAGGATTCAAAGGACGGGAAAGGGGAAAAGATCCTTTATTTGAACAATGGAGCGGAGCCGACATCCTTTGATCCGCCGATCGGATTCGATTCCTATTCATGGACAGCGCTGAATAACTTAATGGAAGGGTTGACGAGACTAAGCGACAAACATGAGCCGGAAGGGGCCATGGCTGAAAAGTGGGATGTATCGGAAGATGGAAAAGTCTATACCTTCCACCTGAGAGAAAATGCCAAGTGGTCAAATGGGGACGATGTAACGGCCAATGATTTCGTATTTGCCTGGAAGCGCCTGCTCAATCCTGAAACTGGATCTCCGGCATCCTTCCTCGGGTACTTTATCGAGGGCGGTGAAGCATATAATACCGGAAAGGGCAGTGCAGATGACGTAAAAGTGAAAGCGGTGGATGAAAAAACGTTCGAAGTGACATTGAAAAGCCCTCAGGCTTACTTCCTGAGCGTCATCGCCAATCCTGCATTCTTCCCAATCAATGAAAAAGTCGCCACCGATAATCCTCAGTGGTTTGCCGAGGCAGACAGCTTCGTGGCGAATGGTCCATTCAAATTAAAGGAATGGGAGCATGATAGCCATTTCGTAATGGAAAAGAATGATCAATACTGGGACAAAGAGAACGTGAAGCTAAAAGAAGTCCACTGGGCCATGGTAAATGACTCCAACACAGATTATCAATTATTCAAAACAGGCGAGCTCGATACCGCAGACGTACCGGCAGACCTGAGCGAGGAACTGTTCAAGGACGGAAAGGTCAACGTAGAAGAGCAGGCTGGTACGTACTTCTACAGGTTCAATCTTGATCAGGAGCCATTCCAAAATAAAAATATCCGGAAAGCGTTCTCCATGGCAGTGGATCAGAAGCAGATGGTCGACTATGTGACCAAGAACAAAGAAGAAGCCGCCTACGGATTTGTCGCCAGCGGGTTCAATGATGCCGACGGAAACGATTTCCGCAAAACGAGCGGTGATCTTACCGCGACGGATGTAGAGGAAGCCAAGAGTCTTTTAGAAAAAGGAATGAAGGAAGAAGGCTATGAAAAGCTTCCTGCCGTTACCTTGACCTACAGCACGAGTGACACTCATCAGAAAATTGCCGAAGCAATGCAGCAAATGTTCAAGGACAATCTAGGAGTGGATGTGAAGCTTGCCAATATGGAGTGGAATGTGTTCCAGGATGAACAAAAAGCAGGTAAATTCCAGCTTTCCAGAAGCTCCTTCCTGGCAGATTATGCAGATCCGATCAACTTCCTTGAAAACTTCCAGACGGGGCATTCCATGAACAGGACCGCCTGGAGTAATAAAAAATACGACGAGTTGATTCAATCGGCGTTGAACGAAGCAGATGAACAGAAGCGTTTCGACATGATGTATGAAGCAGAGAAAATCCTCATGGACGATATGCCGATCATCCCGATCCATTTCTACAACTACGTATATATGCAAAATGAAGATGTTTCAGGTATCGTCCGTCATCCTGTGGGCTATATGGAGCTTAAATGGGCGGACAAAAAATAA
- a CDS encoding S66 peptidase family protein yields MKASPLQKGDKVGVIAPASPPNVENFEKALPFLKELGLEPVIGKHLYEKNGYLAGKDEERLADLHDMFRDPEIKGIICACGGVGTGRIVSDIDFSLIRSNPKIFWGYSDITFLHTAIFQQTGLVTFHGPMLSSDIGLDSVPEWTKKSFDQLFDTEDVIYPESLSTIETLVEGKADGAVVGGNLTLLVNSLGTPHEIDTKAKLFFIEEIDEEPYKVDRMLNQLKMAGKLSEASGIIIGDFKNCNPVKRDRSLSLDEVINHHIIPAGKPTLKGFMIGHSSPSFAIPFGAHGFMDTTDLSFRIESGLRKGS; encoded by the coding sequence ATGAAAGCTTCACCTTTACAAAAGGGAGATAAAGTGGGTGTGATTGCACCGGCCAGTCCCCCAAATGTCGAAAACTTTGAAAAGGCACTGCCTTTTCTGAAAGAGCTCGGACTAGAACCTGTGATCGGAAAGCATCTTTATGAAAAAAATGGATACCTTGCAGGCAAGGATGAAGAACGACTGGCAGATTTGCATGACATGTTCAGAGATCCTGAAATAAAAGGAATCATTTGTGCATGCGGTGGGGTGGGAACAGGAAGGATCGTTTCAGATATTGACTTCAGCCTCATCCGCAGCAATCCAAAGATTTTTTGGGGCTATAGTGATATCACTTTTTTACATACGGCCATATTCCAGCAGACTGGTCTCGTAACATTCCACGGTCCCATGCTAAGCTCTGATATCGGACTGGACTCTGTACCGGAGTGGACAAAGAAATCTTTTGATCAGCTCTTTGACACTGAGGACGTCATTTATCCAGAGTCGCTATCAACCATTGAAACATTGGTAGAAGGGAAAGCAGACGGTGCCGTTGTGGGCGGGAACTTGACACTGTTGGTCAATTCATTGGGAACACCGCATGAAATCGATACAAAAGCAAAACTCTTCTTCATCGAAGAGATTGATGAGGAACCTTATAAAGTGGATCGGATGCTCAATCAATTGAAGATGGCAGGGAAATTATCCGAAGCGTCCGGTATCATCATCGGAGATTTCAAAAACTGCAATCCAGTTAAACGGGACCGCTCTCTCAGCTTGGATGAAGTGATCAACCACCATATCATTCCCGCTGGAAAACCGACCCTTAAAGGATTCATGATTGGTCATTCTTCACCTAGCTTTGCCATTCCATTCGGGGCACACGGCTTTATGGATACAACGGATCTTTCCTTTAGAATCGAATCCGGGCTTCGAAAGGGGTCATGA
- a CDS encoding dipeptide epimerase, which produces MIIQKIETFQTHVPLIKPFKTALRTVTAAEAIIVKITCEDGRIGWGEAPPTAVITGETLQSIEGAIHYHLKPALLKGDLLNHEEIFHRIQACMTGNGSAKAAVDMAIYDLVAQRSGLPLYQFLGGYKNRLETDFTVSVNEPSEMADDARQYIREGFDVLKVKVGKDDIEKDIRRIQAIREAIGRHVQIRLDANQGWGAKEAVRAIKKMEDSDLGIELIEQPVPAHDLNGLKWVTDQVDTPIMADESVFSPLQALEVIKNRCADLINIKLMKAGGIHQAIKINVLAEAAGMECMVGSMIESRLGITAAAHFAASSRNITRYDFDAPLMLAHDFLEGGANYEGKQIRLSESPGLGIKHIHLEKGRITNDGKVSS; this is translated from the coding sequence ATGATCATCCAAAAAATCGAAACTTTTCAAACCCATGTTCCACTGATCAAGCCATTTAAAACAGCCCTGAGGACCGTGACCGCCGCTGAAGCGATCATTGTGAAGATCACCTGTGAAGATGGACGGATCGGGTGGGGTGAGGCCCCGCCCACAGCTGTCATAACAGGAGAGACCCTTCAAAGTATAGAAGGAGCGATCCACTATCATCTCAAGCCTGCCTTGTTAAAAGGGGATCTATTGAATCATGAAGAGATATTCCACCGGATCCAAGCATGCATGACCGGGAACGGAAGTGCAAAAGCAGCCGTTGATATGGCAATCTATGATCTAGTAGCTCAGCGAAGCGGACTCCCCCTTTATCAGTTTCTCGGAGGGTACAAGAATCGATTGGAAACGGATTTCACCGTCAGTGTCAATGAGCCGTCTGAAATGGCCGATGATGCACGTCAGTACATAAGAGAAGGATTTGATGTATTAAAAGTCAAGGTAGGTAAAGATGACATAGAAAAGGATATCCGCCGGATCCAGGCGATTCGTGAGGCAATTGGTAGGCATGTGCAGATCCGGCTCGATGCGAATCAGGGCTGGGGAGCAAAAGAGGCAGTCCGTGCCATCAAAAAAATGGAAGACTCTGATCTAGGAATCGAATTGATCGAACAGCCGGTTCCCGCTCATGACCTGAACGGACTCAAATGGGTGACGGACCAAGTCGATACACCGATCATGGCCGATGAGAGTGTCTTCAGTCCACTTCAAGCATTGGAAGTGATAAAGAACCGATGTGCGGATCTCATCAATATCAAACTGATGAAAGCAGGTGGGATTCACCAGGCTATCAAGATCAACGTCCTTGCAGAAGCTGCGGGAATGGAATGCATGGTAGGGAGCATGATCGAGTCCCGTTTAGGTATCACCGCTGCAGCCCACTTTGCAGCCAGCAGCCGGAATATCACCCGATACGACTTTGACGCTCCCCTTATGCTAGCGCACGATTTTCTTGAAGGCGGGGCGAACTATGAAGGGAAACAGATCAGGCTTTCTGAAAGTCCTGGATTGGGCATTAAACATATTCACTTGGAGAAAGGGAGGATAACCAATGATGGAAAGGTCAGTAGTTAA
- a CDS encoding C40 family peptidase produces the protein MMERSVVNVAVATLWTTPQSPRKRDEEILTDPVDLEKWIAPQDYESLLELCDRNLIQSQLLFGTEVNVVGIEGEWSEVVVAEQPSSKCADGYPGWIPSCQLSRDEIKEPKDRYAIVNVPFTELEYENGRLKLSYLTALPVINQTEEAVRVQTPKGPGTLQVEDIVFSSRTIPDVQGDGAAIVKDGEQFLDLPYLWGGMSAFGYDCSGFSYNMCRANGVIIPRDANDQALHGKKVPLDALAPGDLLFFAYEKGKGAVHHVGIYHGDGVMIHSPKTGKTIETLSLKGTYYEEELCEARRYWKD, from the coding sequence ATGATGGAAAGGTCAGTAGTTAATGTGGCCGTGGCCACTTTATGGACGACACCGCAATCCCCGAGAAAACGTGATGAAGAAATCCTGACCGACCCTGTAGACTTGGAAAAGTGGATTGCCCCGCAGGACTATGAATCACTATTGGAGCTGTGCGATCGCAATCTAATCCAATCACAACTCTTGTTCGGAACCGAAGTAAACGTGGTAGGGATAGAAGGGGAATGGTCTGAGGTAGTCGTGGCGGAGCAGCCTTCATCCAAATGTGCAGACGGATATCCAGGATGGATCCCGAGCTGTCAGTTGAGCAGGGATGAAATCAAGGAACCGAAGGACCGGTATGCCATCGTCAATGTCCCGTTCACTGAATTGGAATATGAGAATGGAAGATTGAAATTAAGCTATCTGACTGCCCTTCCGGTAATCAATCAAACGGAGGAAGCCGTTCGGGTACAGACACCGAAAGGGCCTGGTACCCTCCAAGTGGAAGATATCGTTTTCTCTTCACGTACTATACCGGATGTGCAGGGAGACGGTGCTGCGATTGTGAAAGACGGAGAGCAATTTTTGGATCTCCCTTATCTTTGGGGGGGAATGAGCGCTTTTGGATATGATTGCTCAGGTTTTTCCTACAATATGTGCCGTGCTAACGGTGTGATCATCCCAAGGGATGCAAATGATCAGGCCCTGCACGGAAAGAAGGTGCCATTGGATGCATTGGCTCCTGGAGACCTCCTGTTTTTTGCTTATGAGAAAGGCAAGGGTGCGGTCCATCATGTTGGAATCTACCATGGGGACGGCGTGATGATCCACTCTCCAAAAACAGGGAAGACGATTGAGACCCTATCGCTGAAAGGAACGTATTATGAGGAAGAACTTTGTGAAGCAAGGCGCTATTGGAAAGACTAG
- a CDS encoding ABC transporter ATP-binding protein: MTNEKLLQVKRLKKHFRLDKGKLLKAVDDISFDIYRGETFGLVGESGCGKSTTGRTIIGLYECTDGEVEYAGRNLHALSAKEQHAFHRKIQMIFQDPYASLNPRSTVKEIIAEPMEAHQLYKNKKEQLEKVYQLLEDVGLNRDHANRYPHEFSGGQRQRIGIARALALDPEFIIADEPISALDVSVQAQIVNLLRKLQKEKGITFLFIAHDLSMVKHISNRIGVMYLGSIVELTESKELYKKPLHPYTQALLSAIPIPDPDVEDRRERIILKGEIPSPITPPSGCVFRTRCPHAMDVCAEKKPTWKEVESSHFVACHLYDETIIKDHDEVAVTK; encoded by the coding sequence ATGACCAATGAAAAGCTACTTCAAGTGAAACGGCTCAAAAAACATTTCCGACTGGATAAGGGAAAGTTACTAAAAGCGGTGGACGACATATCCTTTGATATATATCGTGGCGAAACATTCGGGCTTGTAGGAGAATCCGGATGCGGAAAATCGACGACTGGGAGAACGATCATCGGGCTCTATGAATGTACGGACGGGGAGGTGGAATATGCGGGTCGGAATCTCCACGCACTTAGCGCAAAGGAGCAGCATGCATTTCACCGTAAGATCCAGATGATATTCCAGGATCCCTATGCTTCTCTCAATCCCAGATCCACAGTGAAAGAAATCATAGCGGAGCCCATGGAGGCCCATCAGCTTTATAAGAATAAGAAGGAACAGTTGGAAAAGGTCTATCAGTTGCTGGAAGACGTCGGTCTGAACCGGGATCATGCTAACCGATATCCACATGAATTCAGCGGCGGACAGCGGCAGCGGATCGGGATTGCACGGGCTCTTGCTCTCGATCCTGAGTTCATCATCGCAGATGAACCGATATCAGCGCTTGACGTATCCGTACAAGCCCAAATCGTCAACCTCCTTAGGAAACTCCAAAAGGAAAAAGGCATTACCTTCTTGTTCATAGCCCATGACTTATCCATGGTGAAGCATATCAGCAATCGGATCGGTGTCATGTATTTGGGTTCGATCGTCGAGCTGACTGAGAGTAAGGAACTGTACAAAAAGCCTCTGCATCCATATACACAGGCGCTACTATCTGCCATCCCGATTCCGGATCCCGACGTGGAAGACAGGAGGGAGCGGATCATCCTGAAGGGTGAAATCCCTAGCCCCATCACCCCCCCAAGTGGATGCGTATTCAGGACGCGCTGCCCTCACGCAATGGATGTATGTGCAGAGAAAAAACCAACCTGGAAGGAAGTGGAATCAAGTCATTTTGTAGCGTGTCACCTTTACGATGAAACCATAATCAAAGATCATGACGAAGTGGCCGTAACCAAATGA
- a CDS encoding serine hydrolase, with translation MKIVHECPGSVSFTILSNDESLSWEENRRISSASLIKLPIMMAAFEQIQTGSLKGDAMVVLRHEDHVEGAGVLYGLHDGITLSIEDLLTLMITVSDNTATNQLIELIGKDSINRFCLSWKLKRTFLNRKMMDFRLLEMGQDNWTSSMDVVSCLRGINEGPFEEASRRKMLMMLSRQQFRDKLPALVGGDVKVFNKTGELPGVEHDCAILESTSGKIAYVAVLIDELQVPEDGRMAISRIGKLVYDYLTA, from the coding sequence ATGAAGATCGTACATGAGTGTCCCGGCAGTGTAAGCTTCACGATTCTCTCAAATGACGAGTCCCTTTCTTGGGAAGAGAACCGGCGGATATCTTCTGCCAGCCTGATCAAGCTACCGATCATGATGGCTGCATTTGAACAGATCCAGACAGGCAGCCTTAAGGGTGATGCCATGGTGGTCCTGCGTCATGAAGATCATGTGGAAGGCGCAGGAGTCTTATATGGGTTGCATGATGGAATCACATTGTCCATTGAAGATTTGTTGACGCTCATGATCACCGTCTCAGACAACACAGCCACCAACCAGCTGATCGAGCTGATTGGAAAGGATTCAATCAACAGATTCTGCCTGTCCTGGAAGCTAAAGCGGACGTTCTTGAACCGTAAGATGATGGACTTCCGATTGCTGGAAATGGGGCAGGACAATTGGACGTCATCCATGGACGTGGTCAGCTGTCTTAGAGGGATCAATGAAGGTCCCTTTGAGGAGGCGTCCAGGAGAAAAATGCTTATGATGCTCTCGCGCCAGCAATTCCGTGATAAACTTCCTGCATTGGTAGGGGGAGATGTAAAAGTCTTCAATAAGACCGGGGAACTACCTGGCGTTGAACATGATTGTGCGATTTTGGAGTCAACTTCTGGAAAGATTGCTTATGTGGCTGTTCTGATTGATGAGCTGCAGGTTCCAGAGGATGGAAGGATGGCGATCTCGAGAATCGGAAAGCTTGTGTATGATTATTTAACTGCTTAA
- a CDS encoding class I SAM-dependent methyltransferase yields the protein MREWIVDDNDVMKMLDSWLRDPKPFWEGFYENRERKIPIFTSRPDESLVSYVHSGRLKTGKALDIGCGAGRNAIYLASNGWEVDAMDLSSTSLKWAGERAEEAGATIRFFQADLLEHQIEKDAYDLVYDSGCFHHIAPHRRPRYREVILNALKQDGYYGLACFCEDGEYGGATLSDWEIYQTGSLHGGMGYTEEKLIRIFECFTPVEIRKMVGDSDQDVFESDGLWAALFKHDLPRS from the coding sequence ATGAGAGAATGGATTGTAGATGATAATGATGTAATGAAGATGCTGGATTCATGGTTAAGGGATCCAAAGCCTTTTTGGGAAGGATTTTATGAAAACCGCGAACGGAAAATCCCTATTTTTACAAGTAGACCCGATGAGAGCCTTGTGTCGTATGTACACAGTGGTCGATTGAAAACGGGCAAAGCACTGGATATTGGCTGTGGTGCCGGAAGGAATGCTATTTATCTCGCCAGTAACGGATGGGAGGTCGATGCAATGGACCTTTCTTCGACTTCCCTAAAGTGGGCAGGGGAGCGGGCAGAAGAAGCGGGTGCAACGATCCGCTTCTTCCAGGCAGACCTCCTCGAACATCAGATTGAAAAGGATGCATATGATCTAGTGTACGACTCGGGGTGTTTTCACCATATTGCTCCACACAGAAGACCCCGGTACAGAGAAGTGATCCTGAATGCGTTGAAGCAAGATGGATATTATGGCCTAGCCTGTTTTTGTGAAGACGGAGAATATGGGGGTGCCACCCTATCAGATTGGGAGATCTACCAAACGGGATCGCTCCATGGCGGGATGGGATATACAGAGGAAAAGCTCATTCGGATTTTTGAGTGCTTCACCCCAGTGGAAATACGGAAAATGGTCGGGGACAGCGATCAGGATGTATTTGAATCCGATGGACTATGGGCAGCATTATTCAAGCATGATCTGCCCCGGTCCTGA
- the guaC gene encoding GMP reductase, with amino-acid sequence MENVFDYEDIQLIPAKCIVNSRSECDTAITLGGHTFKLPVVPANMQTIIDEKIAMYLAEHNYFYIMHRFEPGKRISFIEDMHARGLIASISVGVKEEEYHFVEELASKGLVPEYITIDIAHGHSNAVISMIQHIKKLLPESFVIAGNVGTPEAVRELEHAGADATKVGIGPGKVCITKIKTGFGTGGWQLAALRWCAKAATKPIIADGGIRTHGDIAKSIRFGASMVMIGSLFAGHEESPGETTEIDGKRVKEYFGSASEFQKGEKKNVEGKKMFVEHKGSLQDTLTEMEQDLQSSISYAGGTKLDAIRTVDYVVVKNSIFNGDKVY; translated from the coding sequence ATGGAAAACGTGTTCGACTATGAAGATATTCAATTGATTCCAGCCAAATGCATTGTTAACAGCCGTTCAGAATGTGATACAGCCATCACATTGGGTGGACATACATTTAAACTTCCTGTGGTACCTGCCAATATGCAGACCATCATCGATGAGAAGATTGCTATGTACCTTGCAGAACATAACTATTTCTATATTATGCACCGTTTCGAACCTGGGAAAAGAATCAGCTTCATCGAGGATATGCACGCTCGCGGACTGATTGCGTCCATCAGCGTGGGCGTGAAGGAAGAAGAATATCATTTTGTGGAGGAACTGGCCTCTAAGGGGTTGGTACCTGAATACATCACGATCGATATTGCACATGGCCATTCAAATGCCGTGATCAGCATGATCCAACATATTAAAAAACTCCTGCCTGAGAGCTTTGTTATTGCTGGAAACGTGGGGACACCAGAGGCGGTAAGAGAACTTGAACACGCTGGAGCCGATGCGACCAAGGTTGGGATTGGTCCGGGCAAAGTTTGCATCACAAAGATCAAAACCGGTTTTGGAACCGGAGGCTGGCAGCTTGCGGCATTGAGATGGTGCGCAAAAGCTGCAACCAAGCCGATTATCGCTGACGGTGGGATCCGGACGCACGGTGATATCGCCAAAAGCATCCGATTCGGTGCCAGCATGGTCATGATCGGATCGTTATTCGCAGGGCATGAAGAATCTCCTGGTGAAACGACCGAAATTGATGGAAAACGCGTTAAAGAATACTTCGGTTCTGCATCTGAATTCCAAAAAGGTGAAAAGAAAAACGTTGAAGGGAAGAAAATGTTTGTTGAGCATAAAGGTTCACTTCAAGATACCCTGACGGAAATGGAACAGGATCTTCAATCCTCGATCTCCTATGCAGGCGGAACGAAACTCGATGCCATCCGGACCGTCGATTATGTGGTAGTGAAAAATTCGATCTTCAATGGCGACAAAGTTTATTGA
- a CDS encoding ArsR/SmtB family transcription factor, with product MAGIYIIKDLDQLKALSDPFRVRLMFKLIERPYTGQQLSEIFELSRARIHYHLKELEKLGLAEIVKTEEKNGIIQKFYQSVATGFYPHSSLFPHTKEISDMKQYLMLEMMEQTTSKLLSAPSEALEDVDSSEDPSEWNMMASSWEIQASEDTFKWYIKEQFKLMEELDRRAEAEEASVKKRYFVSNYGFRVEEPVFERVKDKDQ from the coding sequence ATGGCAGGAATATATATCATCAAAGATCTTGATCAGCTTAAAGCTCTCAGCGATCCGTTTCGGGTCAGGCTGATGTTCAAACTGATTGAACGGCCGTATACGGGTCAGCAGCTGTCCGAAATCTTCGAGCTTTCACGAGCACGGATTCATTATCACCTGAAAGAGCTTGAAAAACTTGGTCTTGCAGAAATCGTGAAAACCGAAGAGAAAAATGGCATTATTCAAAAGTTCTATCAGTCTGTGGCAACAGGTTTCTATCCCCATTCAAGTCTTTTCCCACACACGAAGGAAATCAGCGATATGAAACAATATCTCATGCTTGAAATGATGGAACAGACGACATCGAAGCTATTATCTGCACCATCTGAAGCACTTGAAGATGTTGATTCGAGTGAAGATCCTTCTGAGTGGAATATGATGGCGTCATCTTGGGAAATACAAGCTTCGGAAGATACCTTCAAGTGGTACATCAAGGAACAATTCAAACTGATGGAAGAACTTGATCGCCGCGCGGAAGCAGAAGAGGCGTCGGTCAAGAAGAGATATTTTGTATCCAACTACGGTTTCCGGGTAGAAGAGCCTGTTTTTGAAAGAGTAAAAGACAAAGACCAGTGA